A region of the Lycium barbarum isolate Lr01 chromosome 1, ASM1917538v2, whole genome shotgun sequence genome:
GAGCTTCAGTGACCAATCTTTCCTACTCATGCTCACAGtcttctccaaaatcctcttaatttctctgttcgatacctccacttgaccactcgtctgaggatgataagcagtcgctatcttgtgtttcaccccatacttgagcaacAATTTATCAAAGAGTCGATTGCAAAAGTGCATActttaattagtataaacctctcgtattggatgaattattattaaatcaaatatttaaatttgtacattcaaatataataaaacacttaaatcaaaaccctataaatattacaagtttcaaaacttgctttggggcactttagaacccctaaaacgacgatccaaacgtttaggtggacttgatgtaatgagccgacattattgtacgcaaaaaaagatattaagttttatataaaatattgatattttgggattttaaaacatgattaatctttgcccaaagtatggaaaaaaacgtgattggaaaggtaacgcaaaaaaaaaaaaaaaaaaaaaaaaagttgcaccattaacgcacaaaattcgtgcgtgaaaggcccaaagTGCTTTGGTACTCTACTGTAAATACTATGCATGAGTTAAAAAGTTAAAGAAGGGACACTCTGTTATGTTATGTTTATTCACAACATGGCAAACATAGCCCTTATCTTGCTTTTTCTATTGCTTTTGTGCCTTTTGTTGTTGGAACTCAAGTTTCTTTCTTGGTCTAGTCAAATGGTGGATTGCTCTGTTCTCGTTCCAACTGTCTAATAATGCTAACTACTTAACCAATCACATGTGTAATATTTTTCTGCACATGAAGTGTAAAAATACAACGGGATTTATTGcaatttggtcctttcacgcacgaatttcgtgcgtgaatactatttatgtgtttttttttttccgtactactttggttcaacttttctttttttgtactacttaagtcgcggattcacCATACTAGCATCGTTAgtgggaagtgcaatggcttccacccacttcgagacatagagcccgtttggattggcttataagttgttttcagcttttttgagtgtttggctggccagcttaaagtcattttgtgcttaaaataagctcaaaaaaataattgggcccatttaacttagcttatctaaagcaacttataaactgaaaacagcttataagccaaaaaaataagttagactaccccaacttattttttttagcttataagatgtttgcagcttataggcataagcccatccaaacaggctcatagtctACAACAACCAATATGTACTTATTTCCCTTGGACGGTAtgaagggacccatgaagtcgataccccacacatcaaatagtTCAATCTCtaagatgcccttcaaaggcattcaTGATGCTTGGAGATATTTCCGGTTCTCTGGCAGCTATCGCAGGCGCAcacaaattcatgagcatctttgaacaaaGTGGGCCAATAGAACCCAGACTGAAGTATCTTCGCAGTTGTTCTGTCACCAGTGTGATGTGCCCCATAGGGTGATGAGTGACACTTCTCAAGAATCGCGGAGACCTCTTCCTCTGGAATACACCTTCTGATCAGCTGACCTGTGCCAACCCTATagagatagggctcatcccataCATAGAAACGACTATCATGCAAAATCCGCTTCTTCTTCTCCTGATTAGCACCAGGGGGGTAAATCTCACttactataaagttcaccatgtctgcataccattGCACCTCAGCTGATTGAAGAGCAAAGAGTTGTTCATCAGGAAAAGTCTCCTTAATCATCACTGCTTCATCTACATGTTCCCGATCTTCCAATCTCGATAAGTGATCTGTTACTTGATTTTCTGTGCCTTTCGGTCAAGAATCTCgatgtcaaactcttgcagcagcaATGCCCAACGAATAAGCCTCGACTTTTGCATCTTTTTTCGCAAACAAATAACGAACTGCAGTGTGATCAGTATATACAATCACCTTAGTGCCCACAAGATATGACCGGATtttgtcaaaggcgtagacaaccgccaataactcATTCTCTGTGACtgtatagttcatctgggctgcatcaagtgccttgctggcataataaataggATGAAAAATCTTGTCCCTTTTCTAACCAAGGACAGCTCCCACCGtaaaatcacttgcatcacacatctaAATAAACGACATAGACCAATCGGGTGCGATGATAATAGGAGCAGACACTAACCTCTGTTTCAACTCATCAAAAGTCGTCAGACAGGTTTCATTAAACAGATacttcacatctttctctaaaagcttgcacattggattagcaactttagagaagtctttgatgaaccgtcgaTAGAAGCctgcatgcccaagaaaactgcgcactccTTGAACTGAAATGGGTGGTGGCAAtttttcaattgcttcaatcttcgCTTTATCAACTTCTATTCCCTTGCTcgatatcttgtgcccaagaacgATGCCCTCTCaaaccatgaaatgacattttttcCAGTTAAGTACCAAGTTCGTTTCTTCACAACGAGCTAACATGGCATCAAGATGGTTCAAgcagtcatcaaaagaatcccTAAAAACAGaaaagtcatccataaatacctctacATAGTTTTCCACCATATCAGTGAaaatagccatcatgcatcgctggaaagtacctggagcattgcacaaaccgaaaggcatcctccggaatgcaaacgtaccatatggacatgtgaatgtggtcttctcttgatcctcgggtgcaatcatgatctggttgtaacccgaatagccatccaaaaagcaataataatcgtgCCCAACAAATCTatcgagcatctgatccatgaagggcaAAGGAAAGTGATATTTTCTGGTGGCAttgttcaacttgcgatagtcaatacatatcctccaaccagtaacagttcgttgaggcaccaattcattcttctcgttTTCTACCACAGtcatgccccctttcttcgggacacattgtacaggacttACCCATTTGCTGTcagagatgggataaataatgcagctgtcaagccactttattacctctttcttcaccacaTCCTTTATGATCGGGTTCAGTCGTCTCTGACACTCAACACTAGGCTTGCTGTCTTCCTCCAATAATATTTTGTGCAAGTAAAACGAACTACTAATACCtcgaatatcagctatcgaccacccaagggctcagattcgatctcttagcactcgtaacacacgttcaacctgcacatcagtcaaataagcagagaggattacAGGCAATGTGTCTGCACTACCCAAGAAGGCGTAGCGAAGATGAGGAGGCTATGGCTTCAACTCAAGAACTGGAGCCTCTTGAATAAATggtttcggcttcttccatgactctggtctgtCTAACTCCTCAAATGGTGTGTTTGCTCGTAAataagcacatgaagtgtcaaggATGCTAAGACACTCCTCGACTTCTGCATCAATCATCAAGTCTTTCCCGTACACCAAAGCTGTCTCCAAATGATCTCGCGAAGCTAGAAAGTGATTTAACTCTGCATTAGTGAGCTCGGGCTCCACCACGGAAATCATCTTCAATTCCTCATAATGGGATGGAAGCTTGGTagctttaaacacatcaaaagtcgCCTCTTGTCCATCaactgtcatggacatcttcccatctttcactcggatcacagcatcaacagtagccaggaatcctctccccatgatgagaggaacactcttatctgcctcataatcaagtatcacaaaatcgACCGGCAGAATAAATTGGCCTACCTTCACAAGGACATCCTTaataataccatcaggataagcGAGAGATCGATCAGCCAGCTTCAATGTAATAGTGGTTGGCCTAGGCTCACCCAAGCTCAACGTTCGGAACACAGAggtgggcatcagattaatactagcacccatatcacacaatgctagcccaacttcAATGTTGCCAATAGTAATCGAAATCGTGAAGCTGcccggatctttcaactttggaggAATTGTACTCCTCACTTTAGAATTGCACTCCTCAGTAAGCGCAACagtctcaaactctgtccaaTGCCTTTTATTCGCAACCACATCTTTGATATACTTAGCATATTTTGGAACTTCTTGCAAAAGCTCCACCACAAGTATGTTGATGTGTACTTGTTTTAAGAGTTCAAACTAATATTTAATAATATAAATGTTTTCAAACTAATATTTAATAATATAAATTTCAATATTTTTTCTGATAATGAAATTCTCCATTTggtccattttacttgtcatgtttttcCTTGCACGCCCTTGAGGAAACTTAACCAAAAaattaatttgactaaattatccttatttaactaaattatccttatttattCTTTGATCTCAATTGGATACTGCTTTCTTTTTCACTACATTAATCTCTCTCCACATTTATTGAGTAAGGATAAAGGTGAAAACTAGTAATTTCTCCTTTTTATGTGAACCTAATTGACTTGACACGAAATTTAAcaaagaagagaagacttttaaacttgtggtgttaaatgaaTCACATTATTTTGTGTGTCTATAAATCATTGCCTAAAGATAAActgttttcaaatataaaaacGAGTCATTCTTTCTGGCACgaactaataagaaaatagattTATATAAATTGAAATGAAGGAGTAATTGTATCTTGATTTTTCAAAATGATAATTATTTTGTACCGTTTATCTTTAGTACAGAAGGGAGTAATATTGATGTCCAAACGGAAATAAGTAATAAGTCCTCCTGTACGAAACAAAGACTTGGTGCGGGAAAAAAGAGCGGGAAGATGCATAAAACCCGATTCGTTGAATCGCCCGACCCAAAAGATAAACATCATATACTAATTTGTTACCCTAATCGATTCAAATACTGGTAAATACGAATATCCCGAAAATGTGAAGAGAAGATGGATGGAGCAAGGATTACAGAGACAAACATGGAAGTTCCCAAGATAAGAGGAAAGAGAGAGCAGAGAGTAGCAAATATTGGAGACGATGAGAAGAACATGAAAGCTAGGGTTTCTGAGAAGAAGAAACCGGAGGATGATGAACAAATTAAGAGGGGCAGATTTGGAAATATAGTTTTCATGAAAGATATAATGGAGAACCCAACTGATAGTATCCAAGATGCTTTATGAATTTGTGTCATCTTTGTGTACTGTCAACATTTTGATGTTGCTATTGTAATGCACATACGGACTTGGTGTTACTGTAGAAATCTGCACGGCTTTACTACTGTACTGCTATTGTGATTTTGTTAGCACCTGGGAACTTTGATTGATCAACCCCATGTTGCTTAATCAACCTTCATCGCCAATTAGTTTGTTTAATCGACCGTGATGGAGTTGGATTAATAGAACAAGAAGGCTGACTAATAGACAGCAAATTAGCTAAACTAATTAGCAAACAGCAACTCATATCTTTCAACTAAACTGGAAACCATATATCCTCCACTGAAATTGAGCTGATGTAAAAATCAATGTACCGtcaatgtatataacttaaattagATTACAAATGATCGTCATTGCATTGCTAAACACAGTAGACAGACATACAAGACCACCAGATTACAACTTAATTACACACTTCTCTACATTAGACAGCCATATAAAGAAGATGAACAGCAACTTCTCACTTGTTGAGATGAATTAATTTCTCTTATGCTCGAATACCAACTGCTTGTGGAACTGGAGATGACAAATTACAAAGGTTTTTCTTTGGTGGTTTCTTGCCCTCTGATTTTGGTCCATTCTGCCTCACTTTTACTCCGCGTATCAACTGCTAtacataattcaacaattttAACTCAAATGACGAGATAATTACACGCATAATGTGATAACAAAACTAAAGCACTATAATACAAATATGGACTTACATATTTGCCACACTTCATGTCAGCGTATATTACAATGAAATCGCCTTCTTGCAGTCCATTAGCTCTAACAAAATCGCCTTTAATGAAGAATGGAAAAAAAGATGCAATCACAAATTAGTAATTATATTTTAATGAATTATGCAAACAAGAGCGGGATTGATTGTATCCATACCTGTATTCTCAAGAAGGTACATCCTGCTTTTGTTATTTGGCCAAAATCTGAAAAAACAAAACCCAATACAACATTTATATAAgaagatgaattaaattaaaCAAAAGAAAACAATTGAATCGAGCAATGTAATCAAAATAGCTTGACCATGGAGAATAATTTTGAGTCCACTTACCTATATTTCATGTTCCAAACGCGAGAAGTTCCAATGTCTTCCATGGCAACAGAAATTCCATCTCTTGATTCAAGATGTGGGAGATGACTTTCTGCTTCTTTCTGCTTATACAAATTTCAAGAATCCACTTCAATCAtactttaattataaaaaaaaacagaTCACAATTATGACGATGTAACTAAAGTACCTTCGGCAACACAATTCTTCCTAGATTGCCAACGTCACTTTGCTTCAGCACTTTTTGCAGGAGAAATTTGAGATTCTTCTCTGTCCTGCAAGCCTATCAAAAAACATCCATACAAATTTAAagcaacacacatatatataaacaatctTTATAAATATTAGACGATTGATTACAGTACCCATTAGGAAAAGAACTTAATATACACGACATGTGAAGGGTTAGCCTCGCTTGTTACAACGGAACTTTTTTCAACAATATTCCCAGAGCTCACCTATATCCTATTTCTCTTCTAGCTGGCGAATTCTCTTTTTTTATAGATTTCGTAAAGAATTTTTACCTATTGTAGTGGATTCTCTCTTGTATCAATTTTGTTAAGAATATTTACCTGCTATAGTAGGTAAATTGCCTTATTTTCTAGGTTATTAATTCCACTTTTCAATGGACTACTTGTAGTTATATTTTAGATGACTAATCATTTACATTATTAGCGTATAAAAGTTGAACTCGAAAATATTTTGGTCCGGAACTATAAAAACCAACCTGTTTTTTGTTTGTAGAGCCATGCTTATGATGGTTCTGTGATTGCAGGGCTGGCCTGTCTATAGGAAGTGCTTGCGGAGACTTAGCCTGTGGAACCATCGCCATTGGTGGAACAGTAGCAGCAGAAGGCCAATATACCCAATTTCCTGGATTGTTAGCTCGAGACATTGCACAACTAATCTCTCCACCCATCAGTACACTTTGCTCATTAGTACTAATTTGTCTTTGATTCTGAGCTTGGTGGCGATAATGGTGCGACGGTAATCGTCTTTGCCTAGCCATTCTATTCTTCCTAGCCTCTTTAGTAACAGAAGAGCCCAACCTCGCCAATCTCTCACCATTCCCATCGAAAAGTTGGTACGGATATTGACTGAATAAAGCTTGAGACTGATCAGTTACATCAGTAGCAGCAACATTATTAGTACTATCATTATCAGGAAATTGATTGTATTGAGAAGCAGCCGCCATTGTGAAGTGCGATGGAGTCCAGGATTGAGAAGTGTCCATGGGTTGATATTCTGTTGTAGCTGGTGAACTTGCATTACCACTCATTGTTTGATTAAAAGGAGGCCTAAATAAAGATCCATTAGAGTAAGAATCACCAATGTACCCCTGTACCGGCCCTGCCATTACAGGGGTCGAATCGGGGAAAGGGAATTTATAAGCCGGATTTGGCATCCACTGAGAGGGATAAAAGCAAGCATTTGGATCAAAGTTATAATTAGGGGCAGAGTTTTGAATAGTTTGTTTATTAATGGCTTCTGCTTCTCTCATTTCTTTCTTTTGCAATCGGTGTTGTTCAACCCAATCAAGAATGAGTCTCAACAACTGTTTTTTCCCTTCTTTTGTACTTCCCAACCGTTTCGAAGCGCTTTCAATTGTTGAACGTTTGAGCTTAATACTCCTCATGTCTTTTGCAGAAATGTAGTCTTTGTTTTGCTTCAGCCATTCCAAGAACATATGTGCCAGCTCACTATCCCCTTGAAAAATAGATACCTGCTCTTCATTCCCTTCTTCGTTTTGTtgttgattctcttgtggatttTCACTATGGAAAAAAGAGATTGGACCAAGAAATTCATGATCACCATCGATTAAATCATTATATCCAAGATTCTCCATGACATTTAGACATTCTTGGTTGCCAAATCTGTCGATTTGCGTGTCGAAATCTTGTTCAGCATCAGATTTTAGGACTGTCCAAGAAGATGGATCAGATTCAGTAGGAAGGGAATTGGAAGTTGAGGATGAAGAGGACATGCATTGAAAATCTTGAAAAGTAGCAAAATCAGTGGAGAAATTTCCATTGAGCCAAATATCTGTATCATCCATTGGGTCAAAATCAGTAGGCTGCTGCTGGTACTGCTGATGAATATCATCATCCACTGATGGCACCATATTAATATTATTCTCAAATCCATGCACATCTTCATTATTATCACCATAATAAAGCTCATTTAACTCTCTTTTCATTCTTGATTTTGACTTGGCAACTTGTTTCTAGCAAGCCTCAATTTGCATGTACAAGATTCTTCAGAACTCAGCTGAAAAAATAGTACGAAAACAGTACCAATTTCCAGAGGAAAATCCTTCCTTTATTTGCAAGGCTTTCGTTATTTACgaagcaagagcaaaaaaaaaaaatttagagaGATGGGCAATGTACCTGATTAAGGAAGCAAGCTAAGTTACAAGGGGAAAAGGGTCttcttatttctttcttttaaGCTCATCAAGTGGTTTTTGCAACATAAACCATCTGAGAATATTTGGAATTTATATATCCAATCCAACAAAATACTAATAGTACCAAATCTCTAAAGAAAGCGACTCTGCTTGGTTTTTGTTAGTTCCTTTAACTAACACTCAGTAAGTACAATATAATTACTTTTGCATCAAACAAACTCTATAGTACTAAAATTATATAAGACGGATTTCCAATAGCAATACCACTCTCACGTATCATGCAAGAATCTTCAAAGTATAATAAGTGAACTTATGTATTCTTCTTCTGTTTAAGAAGACAAAAAACACTACCAAACTTCAACAACCCAAAACAACAACTATGGCCTGTTTTGAGAAGTTGTTTCAACACTCTTCTGCAcataaaaacatttttttaaaaagagaaagagaTAATTACAATATATAGCGGTTTTAAATGTGAGAGAGAGAATAGAAAAGGAAAACCACCGAAGGGAAAACTTGGTGCGGATATATAGTTCCTCCGATAAATAAGGCCATGCGTTGTAAACTGATCAATGGTGCAATCCAGCGGTCATTTTTTATACAAACAAAAATGAGAATGGTTACATATTTTCCATTGATGACACAAGCAGCTCAATTCTCTTTCTTATAACATGGCTAAACATGGAAAGATTGGACCGACTGCATGGGATATTTTTTGTAATGTGAAAAAATTGAAGTGAAGTAAACAACACTTCTTTTCTTTGCTGTGCTCATAGGGGATTTGTCTCTATTCGTGGGCGAAACGGCAGATTTCTTCTTTTGCCGATACGTGTCTCTTCCCTTCTGACCAATCTTATTAACATTAGcaaattataaataaaagataaataCATGCATTATCAGAAAATCACCAATTTCCAACATTATCTATAAGCATATCGCTCGTTAGTCCTCAATCAGAGGTCTCGAATTCGAATCATGATATGAAAATTTTTGACAGGGAATTTTTTTGCCGAATGAACCCTATGCAGCACTAATTCAGATATAATCGAACTCCAATATCGAACACTGGATTGGAAACCAAAAGAGAAATATAGCTTGTTAGTAACATTTTTGATGGATTTCTCATTGAAAATTTCTTACCGAATTTAAATTTTAATGGAATATTTGTCGAAAACTAGCAATTTTAGGTAGAATCAAAATTTGTAATTTATGAATTTTTAATGATTATCAGAGATCTATAGTTCGTTTTAGTTATTGAGTTCCCATTACAACATAAATTTGGAATAAAATTTCTATAGGTTATCGAGTTTGTATCTAGTATTGTTGCTGCGCTCTTATTAACCCACATGAACCAATCACAACGGGTTGTGATGGAGTAAGTACTCCTTCatccttaataaaaaaaaaattagggtcgAATCTCGTTGGTACGGACTAGCCTTTATTAGGGAGCTTATAACTTCAATGTGGGACTTATCGGAGGCAATTTCAATTTAATCGAGCCCCAACATAAATATCAGACAcgagattttattttttttaaaaaaaaaacacatgaaCCTTATTTATCTCTGCTAATTACGAATTCCGCTAATAAAAGctggaaattggagagaaatgagATTTAGGAAAACGACATTGTGCAGACATGCAAAGAAAAGTAACCAATGAAAGCTGTTTTAGTTTTCTTCTCTGCATCACTGCATGGGACAAAATCCATCTTCCCAACCTTCTTTTCCTCTTTTGAAGTGTGATGAACAAAGTTCATTTAATTCCCTCTCCAAGTAATCAAG
Encoded here:
- the LOC132607445 gene encoding B3 domain-containing transcription factor ABI3-like isoform X5, with translation MSSSSSTSNSLPTESDPSSWTVLKSDAEQDFDTQIDRFGNQECLNVMENLGYNDLIDGDHEFLGPISFFHSENPQENQQQNEEGNEEQVSIFQGDSELAHMFLEWLKQNKDYISAKDMRSIKLKRSTIESASKRLGSTKEGKKQLLRLILDWVEQHRLQKKEMREAEAINKQTIQNSAPNYNFDPNACFYPSQWMPNPAYKFPFPDSTPVMAGPVQGYIGDSYSNGSLFRPPFNQTMSGNASSPATTEYQPMDTSQSWTPSHFTMAAASQYNQFPDNDSTNNVAATDVTDQSQALFSQYPYQLFDGNGERLARLGSSVTKEARKNRMARQRRLPSHHYRHQAQNQRQISTNEQSVLMGGEISCAMSRANNPGNWVYWPSAATVPPMAMVPQAKSPQALPIDRPALQSQNHHKHGSTNKKQACRTEKNLKFLLQKVLKQSDVGNLGRIVLPKQKEAESHLPHLESRDGISVAMEDIGTSRVWNMKYRFWPNNKSRMYLLENTGDFVRANGLQEGDFIVIYADMKCGKYQLIRGVKVRQNGPKSEGKKPPKKNLCNLSSPVPQAVGIRA
- the LOC132607445 gene encoding B3 domain-containing transcription factor ABI3-like isoform X4, with the protein product MKRELNELYYGDNNEDVHGFENNINMVPSVDDDIHQQYQQQPTDFDPMDDTDIWLNGNFSTDFATFQDFQCMSSSSSTSNSLPTESDPSSWTVLKSDAEQDFDTQIDRFGNQECLNVMENLGYNDLIDGDHEFLGPISFFHSENPQENQQQNEEGNEEQVSIFQGDSELAHMFLEWLKQNKDYISAKDMRSIKLKRSTIESASKRLGSTKEGKKQLLRLILDWVEQHRLQKKEMREAEAINKQTIQNSAPNYNFDPNACFYPSQWMPNPAYKFPFPDSTPVMAGPVQGYIGDSYSNGSLFRPPFNQTMSGNASSPATTEYQPMDTSQSWTPSHFTMAAASQYNQFPDNDSTNNVAATDVTDQSQALFSQYPYQLFDGNGERLARLGSSVTKEARKNRMARQRRLPSHHYRHQAQNQRQISTNEQSVLMGGEISCAMSRANNPGNWVYWPSAATVPPMAMVPQAKSPQALPIDRPALQSQNHHKHGSTNKKQACRTEKNLKFLLQKVLKQSDVGNLGRIVLPKKEAESHLPHLESRDGISVAMEDIGTSRVWNMKYRFWPNNKSRMYLLENTGDFVRANGLQEGDFIVIYADMKCGKYLIRGVKVRQNGPKSEGKKPPKKNLCNLSSPVPQAVGIRA
- the LOC132607445 gene encoding B3 domain-containing transcription factor ABI3-like isoform X3; this encodes MKRELNELYYGDNNEDVHGFENNINMVPSVDDDIHQQYQQQPTDFDPMDDTDIWLNGNFSTDFATFQDFQCMSSSSSTSNSLPTESDPSSWTVLKSDAEQDFDTQIDRFGNQECLNVMENLGYNDLIDGDHEFLGPISFFHSENPQENQQQNEEGNEEQVSIFQGDSELAHMFLEWLKQNKDYISAKDMRSIKLKRSTIESASKRLGSTKEGKKQLLRLILDWVEQHRLQKKEMREAEAINKQTIQNSAPNYNFDPNACFYPSQWMPNPAYKFPFPDSTPVMAGPVQGYIGDSYSNGSLFRPPFNQTMSGNASSPATTEYQPMDTSQSWTPSHFTMAAASQYNQFPDNDSTNNVAATDVTDQSQALFSQYPYQLFDGNGERLARLGSSVTKEARKNRMARQRRLPSHHYRHQAQNQRQISTNEQSVLMGGEISCAMSRANNPGNWVYWPSAATVPPMAMVPQAKSPQALPIDRPALQSQNHHKHGSTNKKQACRTEKNLKFLLQKVLKQSDVGNLGRIVLPKQKEAESHLPHLESRDGISVAMEDIGTSRVWNMKYRFWPNNKSRMYLLENTGDFVRANGLQEGDFIVIYADMKCGKYLIRGVKVRQNGPKSEGKKPPKKNLCNLSSPVPQAVGIRA
- the LOC132607445 gene encoding B3 domain-containing transcription factor ABI3-like isoform X2 is translated as MKRELNELYYGDNNEDVHGFENNINMVPSVDDDIHQQYQQQPTDFDPMDDTDIWLNGNFSTDFATFQDFQCMSSSSSTSNSLPTESDPSSWTVLKSDAEQDFDTQIDRFGNQECLNVMENLGYNDLIDGDHEFLGPISFFHSENPQENQQQNEEGNEEQVSIFQGDSELAHMFLEWLKQNKDYISAKDMRSIKLKRSTIESASKRLGSTKEGKKQLLRLILDWVEQHRLQKKEMREAEAINKQTIQNSAPNYNFDPNACFYPSQWMPNPAYKFPFPDSTPVMAGPVQGYIGDSYSNGSLFRPPFNQTMSGNASSPATTEYQPMDTSQSWTPSHFTMAAASQYNQFPDNDSTNNVAATDVTDQSQALFSQYPYQLFDGNGERLARLGSSVTKEARKNRMARQRRLPSHHYRHQAQNQRQISTNEQSVLMGGEISCAMSRANNPGNWVYWPSAATVPPMAMVPQAKSPQALPIDRPALQSQNHHKHGSTNKKQACRTEKNLKFLLQKVLKQSDVGNLGRIVLPKKEAESHLPHLESRDGISVAMEDIGTSRVWNMKYRFWPNNKSRMYLLENTGDFVRANGLQEGDFIVIYADMKCGKYQLIRGVKVRQNGPKSEGKKPPKKNLCNLSSPVPQAVGIRA
- the LOC132607445 gene encoding B3 domain-containing transcription factor ABI3-like isoform X1; this encodes MKRELNELYYGDNNEDVHGFENNINMVPSVDDDIHQQYQQQPTDFDPMDDTDIWLNGNFSTDFATFQDFQCMSSSSSTSNSLPTESDPSSWTVLKSDAEQDFDTQIDRFGNQECLNVMENLGYNDLIDGDHEFLGPISFFHSENPQENQQQNEEGNEEQVSIFQGDSELAHMFLEWLKQNKDYISAKDMRSIKLKRSTIESASKRLGSTKEGKKQLLRLILDWVEQHRLQKKEMREAEAINKQTIQNSAPNYNFDPNACFYPSQWMPNPAYKFPFPDSTPVMAGPVQGYIGDSYSNGSLFRPPFNQTMSGNASSPATTEYQPMDTSQSWTPSHFTMAAASQYNQFPDNDSTNNVAATDVTDQSQALFSQYPYQLFDGNGERLARLGSSVTKEARKNRMARQRRLPSHHYRHQAQNQRQISTNEQSVLMGGEISCAMSRANNPGNWVYWPSAATVPPMAMVPQAKSPQALPIDRPALQSQNHHKHGSTNKKQACRTEKNLKFLLQKVLKQSDVGNLGRIVLPKQKEAESHLPHLESRDGISVAMEDIGTSRVWNMKYRFWPNNKSRMYLLENTGDFVRANGLQEGDFIVIYADMKCGKYQLIRGVKVRQNGPKSEGKKPPKKNLCNLSSPVPQAVGIRA